The Magnolia sinica isolate HGM2019 chromosome 10, MsV1, whole genome shotgun sequence genome includes a window with the following:
- the LOC131258293 gene encoding probable disease resistance RPP8-like protein 2: protein MLPNEWERVLKNLSRQFVEGESQIGKILALSYEDLPYHLKSCFLYIGVYPEDYEFFAKELNRLWGAEGFVQTLEEATEDCLVELIQRSLIQIVKRSSIGGVKSCQIHDLLRDLSISKAKEEKFLDGDTNSLSPCKARRLNMHHGISKYTSLNQSTPCLRSILCFTLDTEKVENNQLKLLCGRFHFRRVLHLHKIEVEEFPNEIGTLIHLRYLAIQGEYNLERLPSSIANLRNLQTLEVDKCDGIDVPSVIWKMQQLRHVRVQGRIISEGPKAGELSFPSNLQTLKYIEAGDWIEDCLGKLINLKKLGISTLELSGHVKELLDSIPKLDHLQSLTLRGSNSRRIPFPPILNLQYLYKLNLVRGLEKLPESCEFSPNLTKFTLSESKLMQDPMTTLEKLPNFRILKLLAFSYLGREMVCSAQGFPQLDSLFMCILPNLEEWRVEEGAMQRLVHLHMSQWFQLKMFPEGLQHVTALRKLELYHMSRSFTNRLQQDMGEDWHKIQHIPSVNIFPP, encoded by the coding sequence ATGCTCCCAAATGAGTGGGAGAGAGTACTGAAGAACCTTAGCAGGCAATTTGTTGAAGGTGAATCACAAATTGGAAAAATATTAGCCTTAAGTTATGAAGATCTACCGTATCATTTGAAGTCATGCTTTCTCTATATAGGAGTTTATCCAGAAGATTACGAGTTCTTTGCAAAAGAGTTGAATCGGTTGTGGGGTGCAGAAGGATTTGTACAAACACTAGAGGAAGCCACAGAAGATTGCCTAGTGGAGCTAATCCAAAGAAGCTTAATTCAAATAGTGAAAAGAAGTTCCATTGGGGGAGTAAAAAGCTGTCAAATCCATGATCTTCTTCGAGATCTCTCAATCTCAAAAGCCAAGGAAGAAAAATTTCTTGATGGGGacacaaactctctctctccatgtaaaGCACGTCGGCTTAATATGCATCATGGCATCAGTAAGTACACTTCCTTAAACCAATCCACTCCATGCCTTCGCTCCATCTTGTGCTTCACCCTAGACACAGAAAAAGTTGAAAACAATCAGCTGAAGCTTCTTTGCGGACGCTTTCATTTTCGTAGGGTTTTACATCTACATAAAATAGAGGTAGAAGAATTTCCAAATGAAATAGGTACACTTATCCACTTGAGATACCTTGCCATTCAGGGCGAGTACAATCTTGAAAGACTCCCATCGTCAATAGCCAATCTTCGTAATTTACAAACACTCGAGGTAGATAAATGTGATGGAATCGACGTACCTAGTGTTATTTGGAAGATGCAACAATTAAGGCATGTACGTGTACAAGGAAGAATTATAAGTGAAGGGCCTAAAGCAGGGGAGCTTAGTTTTCCAAGCAACCTACAAACTCTAAAATATATAGAGGCAGGTGACTGGATAGAGGATTGCTTGGGAAAGCTGATTAATCTTAAGAAATTAGGAATATCAACATTAGAATTAAGTGGCCATGTAAAGGAATTGTTGGACTCTAttcccaaattggaccacctcCAGTCTCTGACGCTACGTGGTTCCAATTCCCGACGAATCCCATTTCCGCCAATTTTAAATCTGCAGTATTTGTATAAGCTGAATTTGGTTCGAGGTTTAGAGAAGCTACCCGAGTCTTGTGAATTCTCACCAAATCTCACCAAGTTTACCTTGTCTGAATCTAAGCTAATGCAAGACCCAATGACGACACTAGAGAAATTACCAAATTTTCGGATTCTCAAATTGCTTGCTTTTTCATACTTGGGAAGGGAAATGGTCTGCTCTGCGCAAGGGTTTCCTCAACTTGATTCCTTGTTTATGTGTATCTTACCTAATTTAGAGGAGTGGAGAGTTGAGGAAGGGGCAATGCAGCGTCTTGTACATTTACATATGTCTCAATGGTTTCAATTGAAGATGTTTCCAGAAGGATTGCAGCATGTGACAGCCCTCAGGAAATTGGAGCTATATCATATGTCACGGAGTTTCACAAATAGGCTTCAACAAGACATGGGAGAGGATTGGCATAAGATTCAACACATACCCTCCGTCAACATATTCCCCCCTTGA
- the LOC131258294 gene encoding putative disease resistance protein At1g50180: MITEAVVSFVVEKIGDFLVHQGSTLFEVHDQIEWIKAELEWMQDFLKDADTKQNDARVKRWVATVRDIAYKAEEVFDNFILQIEQSGRREYLNHKLGKEIEEIKNELTEIIRRRKTYGIENLNNSGEGSSSMSESLREQRRTSPLLEDTEVVGFQDDIKSLVERLIEGESWRCVISIVGMGGLGKTTLARKVYSHVMLRSISMVAHGYMYLKNMM; this comes from the exons ATGATTACTGAGGCTGTTGTTTCCTTTGTGGTAGAAAAAATCGGTGATTTCCTTGTCCACCAAGGATCCACCCTCTTCGAAGTCCATGATCAGATCGAGTGGATCAAAGCAGAATTGGAGTGGATGCAGGACTTCTTAAAAGATGCAGACACCAAACAAAATGACGCGAGGGTGAAGAGATGGGTGGCTACTGTAAGAGACATTGCCTACAAAGCAGAGGAAGTCTTCGACAACTTCATCCTTCAAATAGAACAAAGCGGGAGAAGAGAGTACCTCAACCACAAG CTAGGGAAGGAGATCGAAGAGATAAAGAATGAACTCACTGAGATCATTCGGAGAAGAAAGACTTACGGCATTGAAAATCTCAACAACAGTGGAGAAGGAAGCAGTTCCATGAGCGAAAGTTTGCGAGAGCAGAGGCGGACCTCACCTTTACTAGAAGATACAGAAGTCGTTGGCTTCCAAGACGACATAAAAAGCTTGGTGGAACGGTTGATCGAGGGTGAGTCGTGGCGATGTGTGATTTCTATAGTCGGAATGGGTGGTCTCGGCAAGACTACTCTTGCAAGGAAAGTTTATAGTCATGTGATGTTAAGAAGCATTTCCATGGTTGCGCATGGATATATGTATCTCAAGAATATGATGTGA